Proteins encoded within one genomic window of Flavobacterium gilvum:
- a CDS encoding aminotransferase class I/II-fold pyridoxal phosphate-dependent enzyme translates to MVKDLFERIQNNKGPLGKWASQAEGYFVFPKLEGELGPRMKFQGKDILNWSLNDYLGLANHPEVRKADTEAAIAYGAAAPMGARMMSGHTSYHEQLEQELAAFVMKESAYLLNFGYQGMVSIIDALVTKNDIIVYDVDSHACIIDGVRLHMGKRFTYKHNDLESMEKNLQRATKMATETGGGILFITEGVFGMRGQQGKLKEIVALKEKYNFRLLVDDAHGFGTLGKTGAGAGEEQGCQDGIDVYFSTFAKSMANIGAFVAADKDIIDYLKYNLRSQMFAKALPMIQTIGSLKRLELLRQSSEIKDKLWVNVNALQNGLRERGFNIGDTNTCITPVYLEGSIPEAMVMVNDLRENYGIFLSIVVYPVIPKGIILLRMIPTASHTLQDIEETLSAFEAIREKLVNGTYKEIAAKTTVDMEA, encoded by the coding sequence ATGGTAAAAGATTTATTCGAAAGAATTCAAAACAATAAAGGACCTCTAGGAAAATGGGCTTCGCAAGCTGAAGGTTATTTTGTATTCCCGAAATTGGAGGGAGAATTGGGGCCAAGAATGAAATTTCAAGGAAAAGATATTTTGAACTGGAGTTTGAACGACTATTTAGGATTGGCGAATCATCCTGAAGTTCGTAAAGCCGATACTGAGGCAGCGATTGCCTATGGTGCGGCTGCGCCAATGGGTGCCAGAATGATGAGTGGTCACACTAGTTATCACGAACAACTGGAACAAGAATTGGCTGCTTTTGTAATGAAAGAGTCGGCTTATTTGTTGAATTTTGGTTACCAAGGAATGGTTTCTATCATTGATGCTTTGGTTACAAAAAATGATATTATTGTGTACGATGTAGATTCTCACGCTTGTATCATTGACGGGGTTCGCCTTCATATGGGAAAACGTTTTACTTACAAGCACAACGACTTGGAAAGTATGGAGAAAAACCTGCAACGTGCCACCAAAATGGCTACCGAAACCGGTGGGGGAATCTTGTTTATTACCGAAGGTGTTTTTGGAATGCGTGGACAACAAGGGAAACTGAAAGAGATTGTTGCCCTGAAAGAGAAATACAATTTCCGTCTTTTGGTTGACGATGCACATGGTTTTGGTACACTAGGAAAAACTGGTGCCGGAGCCGGTGAAGAACAAGGTTGTCAAGACGGAATCGATGTTTACTTCTCTACGTTTGCAAAATCTATGGCAAATATCGGAGCTTTTGTAGCTGCAGATAAAGATATAATTGATTACCTAAAATATAATTTACGTTCGCAAATGTTTGCTAAAGCGTTGCCAATGATTCAAACTATCGGTTCGTTGAAACGTTTGGAATTGTTGCGTCAATCGTCTGAAATAAAAGACAAATTGTGGGTAAATGTAAATGCGTTGCAAAACGGTTTGAGAGAAAGAGGTTTCAATATTGGTGATACCAACACGTGTATCACTCCTGTTTACCTTGAAGGAAGCATTCCGGAAGCGATGGTTATGGTGAACGATTTAAGAGAAAATTACGGTATTTTCTTGTCTATTGTTGTGTATCCGGTTATCCCGAAAGGAATCATTTTATTACGTATGATCCCAACGGCTTCCCACACTTTGCAAGATATTGAGGAGACATTGTCTG
- a CDS encoding NYN domain-containing protein: MSQNTKELKLAVLIDADNVPYSNVKGMMEEIAKFGTPTTKRIYADWTKPNASGWKSVLLEHAITPIQQYSYTVGKNSSDSALIIDAMDLLYSGKVDGFCIVSSDSDFTRLAIRLRESGMKVIGMGEKKTPNPFIVSCDRFIFIEVLEGAIKKKKTKPAASTPATDAKETKKIVEKEPAVKIDTKTIELIESTIDAICDDDGWAFLGDVGNLIVKKKPEFDPRSYGFNKLTPLLKSLTDILEIDERDSDKKGIKHVYVRLRFT; this comes from the coding sequence ATGTCCCAAAATACAAAAGAACTAAAACTCGCCGTGCTTATCGATGCCGACAATGTTCCCTACAGTAACGTAAAAGGAATGATGGAAGAAATTGCCAAGTTCGGGACACCAACCACCAAACGTATTTATGCCGATTGGACTAAACCCAATGCTAGCGGTTGGAAATCAGTACTGCTAGAACACGCCATAACTCCAATTCAGCAATACAGTTATACCGTCGGGAAAAACTCCTCCGATTCGGCCCTGATAATAGACGCAATGGATTTACTCTATTCCGGTAAAGTAGATGGTTTTTGCATAGTATCCAGCGATAGCGATTTTACAAGACTAGCCATTCGATTGCGGGAATCGGGAATGAAAGTTATTGGGATGGGTGAGAAAAAAACGCCCAATCCTTTTATTGTGTCCTGCGACCGATTCATTTTTATAGAAGTACTGGAAGGCGCCATCAAAAAGAAAAAGACTAAACCAGCGGCTTCTACTCCAGCAACTGATGCAAAAGAAACTAAGAAAATCGTTGAAAAAGAACCTGCTGTAAAAATCGATACTAAAACAATCGAATTGATAGAAAGCACCATCGATGCCATTTGTGATGATGACGGTTGGGCTTTCCTCGGCGATGTGGGAAATCTGATCGTAAAGAAAAAACCCGAATTTGACCCCAGAAGCTACGGCTTTAACAAACTCACTCCTTTGCTCAAATCCTTAACCGATATTCTAGAAATAGACGAAAGGGATTCTGATAAAAAAGGAATCAAGCACGTTTATGTTCGATTGCGTTTTACTTAA
- a CDS encoding non-canonical purine NTP diphosphatase, which produces MKIVFATNNENKIKEIQSMLPQSIEIISLETIGCHEEIPETADTIEGNAIMKANYVTEKYGYDCFADDTGLEVEALNGEPGVYSARYAGEQKSAEDNMDKLLANLENKANRNAQFKTIIALNLKGKQHLFTGIAKGEITLERSGSQGFGYDPIFRPEGYQETFAQLSLETKNAISHRGKATRELIEFLISF; this is translated from the coding sequence ATGAAAATCGTATTTGCTACCAATAATGAGAATAAAATAAAGGAAATCCAGAGTATGCTTCCTCAAAGCATCGAAATTATTAGTCTGGAAACTATAGGTTGTCACGAAGAAATTCCTGAAACCGCCGATACTATTGAGGGGAATGCGATTATGAAAGCCAATTATGTGACAGAGAAGTACGGCTACGATTGTTTTGCTGATGATACCGGTCTCGAAGTAGAGGCATTGAATGGTGAACCTGGAGTTTATTCTGCACGATATGCTGGTGAACAAAAATCGGCGGAAGATAATATGGATAAACTGCTTGCCAATTTGGAAAACAAAGCCAATAGAAATGCACAATTTAAAACCATAATAGCTTTAAATTTAAAAGGAAAACAACACCTTTTTACCGGAATTGCAAAAGGAGAAATCACTTTGGAAAGAAGCGGAAGTCAAGGTTTTGGTTACGATCCTATTTTTAGACCAGAAGGTTATCAGGAAACCTTTGCCCAATTGTCCTTAGAAACCAAAAACGCAATAAGTCACCGAGGAAAAGCCACCCGAGAATTAATTGAGTTTCTTATAAGTTTCTAA
- a CDS encoding transporter, producing MFKIKNLFFASLFLIPTLHYGQHTDEINSNRPGESMSAFAVGKTVFQVETGVFGIKEKHDLLRYTANGFGVDLELRYGAFLENLEFIADVQYLYETFNYPMQVDDRADFKQSVLGAKYLIYDPNKGYKKEVNLYSWKANHKFNWHQLIPAVAVFGGANFTGKDNPFYFSPQSEISPKASLILQNHLGDGSWVFVTNVTYNYITTDYPSLSYIVTLTKGINEKWSAFAENQGIKSDFYSDALIRGGAAYLIHRNLQVDASISASFKDTPSILYGGVGMSWRYDGRYKEVPLLTKQEKQAEKMAKQSKPKKGFRLFKKK from the coding sequence ATGTTCAAGATTAAAAACCTATTTTTTGCCTCACTTTTTTTAATCCCAACACTTCATTATGGCCAGCATACAGACGAAATCAATTCGAATAGACCTGGCGAATCCATGTCGGCTTTTGCAGTTGGGAAAACTGTTTTTCAAGTAGAAACAGGTGTGTTTGGAATTAAGGAAAAACATGATTTGCTGAGATATACTGCCAATGGATTTGGAGTCGATTTGGAATTGCGTTATGGTGCATTTCTGGAGAATCTTGAATTCATTGCTGATGTTCAATATCTGTATGAAACCTTTAATTATCCTATGCAGGTTGACGATAGAGCCGATTTTAAACAATCTGTTTTGGGAGCCAAATATTTAATCTATGACCCAAATAAAGGCTATAAAAAAGAAGTAAACCTTTATAGTTGGAAAGCCAACCATAAATTTAATTGGCATCAGTTGATTCCTGCTGTTGCTGTTTTTGGAGGAGCCAATTTTACGGGGAAAGACAATCCATTTTATTTCTCACCCCAATCCGAAATATCTCCAAAAGCCTCTTTGATTTTGCAAAACCACTTGGGTGATGGTTCTTGGGTTTTTGTGACCAATGTTACTTATAATTATATCACGACCGATTATCCGAGTTTGAGTTACATTGTAACCCTTACAAAGGGGATTAATGAAAAATGGTCTGCTTTTGCTGAAAATCAAGGAATAAAAAGTGACTTTTACAGTGATGCCTTAATTCGTGGCGGTGCAGCTTATTTGATTCATAGAAATTTGCAGGTAGATGCTTCCATAAGTGCCAGTTTCAAAGACACTCCTTCTATTCTTTATGGAGGGGTTGGGATGTCATGGCGCTATGACGGTCGATACAAGGAGGTTCCTCTTTTGACCAAACAAGAAAAACAAGCCGAAAAAATGGCAAAACAAAGCAAACCTAAAAAAGGGTTTAGATTATTTAAAAAGAAATAA